The Proteobacteria bacterium CG1_02_64_396 nucleotide sequence CCCACCCCCAACCCCCCGTCCTACCTCGCCCTTCCCCCTTGGCCCGCTTCTTGTTCAAGCCCACCCCCAACGAGTAACCCGAACCTACAAGGCACCGCCCCTCGGGTCGATGCCACAACACACAAGGGGGTGGCGTATGGAGACCTTTTACGAGGTCATGCGGCGGCAGGGGATCTCTCGCCGTAGCTTTTTGAAGTATTGCAGCTTGACCGCCGCGGCGTTGGGGCTTTCGCCCTACTACGCCGGGCGCATCGCCGAGGCGATGGAGACCAAACCGCGCATTCCGGTGCTCTGGCTGCACGGGCTGGAATGCACCTGCTGCTCGGAATCGTTCATCCGCTCCGCCCACCCCCTGGTCAAGGATGTGGTGTTGTCGATGATCTCGCTCGATTACGACGACACCATCATGGCCGCCGCCGGGCATCAGGCCGAGGCGATCCTCGAAGAGATCTCCACCAAGTACAAAGGCAATTACATCCTGGCTGTGGAGGGCAATCCGCCGCTGAACAACGATGGGATGTACTGCATCGTCGGGGGCAAACCCTTCGTCGAGCAGCTGCGCCGCTATTCCAAGGACGCCATGGCGGTGATCTCGTGGGGATCGTGCGCCTCCAACGGGTGTGTGCAGGCCGCCTACCCCAATCCCACCCGCGCCACCCCGGTCCACGAAGTCATCACCGACAAGCCGATCATCAAGGTTCCCGGCTGCCCCCCCATCGCCGAGGTGATGACCGCCGTGGTGACCTACGTGCTCACCTTTGGCCGCCTGCCCGAACTCGACCGCAACGGACGCCCGGCCATGTTTTACGGGCAGCGCATCCATGACAAATGCTACCGCCGCCCCCACTTCGACGCCGGGCAGTACGTGGAATCGTGGGACGACGAGGGGGCTCGCAAGGGGTACTGCCTGTAC carries:
- a CDS encoding uptake hydrogenase small subunit, which encodes METFYEVMRRQGISRRSFLKYCSLTAAALGLSPYYAGRIAEAMETKPRIPVLWLHGLECTCCSESFIRSAHPLVKDVVLSMISLDYDDTIMAAAGHQAEAILEEISTKYKGNYILAVEGNPPLNNDGMYCIVGGKPFVEQLRRYSKDAMAVISWGSCASNGCVQAAYPNPTRATPVHEVITDKPIIKVPGCPPIAEVMTAVVTYVLTFGRLPELDRNGRPAMFYGQRIHDKCYRRPHFDAGQYVESWDDEGARKGYCLYKMGCKGPTTYNACSTVRWNDGVSFPIQSGHGCIGCSEDGFWDKGSFYDRLTKVSGFGIEGNADQIGGWAAAATGLAVGAHAVASAVKKGSTKKPSDQEQGSDQ